A window of Prolixibacter sp. SD074 contains these coding sequences:
- a CDS encoding ATP-binding protein, whose protein sequence is MKHSAKTKEELITGLQELQQKYQSLKKQYDKNIAFRKQADLNLQRSEERLRDISQTDWVWEVDEKGVYTYTSQTGIDMFGSSPDDIIGKAPFDFMPPEEKERIAPLFAEMMAQKAIIKDLENWNIKKDGELCCILTNGVPILDEQGNLEGYRGIDRDITKWKNAEAEIKRMNEELLISNAEKDKFFSIIAHDLRSPFNSFLGLTQIMAENLQDFTMEEIRKFTLTMRDSVSHLYRLLENLLQWSRMQQGMILFNPEVIPLCSIIMESLDIVAEPAQTKEIEITCTIPNNLEVLADVSVVQTIIRNLVSNAIKFTPRGGKVDIAAKVLPNHFIEIAVADTGIGMDREMLDKLFHLDGKVNREGTEGEASTGLGLILCKEFIEKQGGKLWVESEVGKGSVFYFTLPFAEGPEERNLGENEAYVVEPDDENGQLKVLIAEDDETSELIISIAVKMFGNEILLAKTCEEAVEISRNNPDIDLILMDVQMAGLDGYEATRQIREFNKNVIVVALTGFGLTGEREKAIQAGCNDYFAKPVNKYKLKAVRQKYFSK, encoded by the coding sequence ATGAAACACAGCGCCAAAACCAAAGAAGAACTCATTACCGGATTGCAGGAATTGCAACAGAAGTACCAATCGCTAAAGAAACAATACGACAAAAACATCGCTTTCCGGAAGCAGGCAGATTTGAATTTGCAGAGAAGCGAAGAACGCCTTCGCGACATCAGCCAAACCGACTGGGTGTGGGAAGTCGACGAAAAAGGTGTTTACACCTACACATCGCAAACCGGCATCGACATGTTCGGCTCGTCGCCGGATGATATCATCGGGAAGGCCCCCTTCGATTTTATGCCTCCGGAAGAAAAGGAGCGGATCGCCCCGCTGTTTGCGGAAATGATGGCCCAAAAGGCCATCATCAAAGATTTGGAGAACTGGAACATTAAAAAGGATGGCGAATTGTGTTGCATCCTCACCAATGGCGTTCCCATTCTCGACGAACAAGGAAACCTGGAAGGATACCGGGGCATCGACCGGGACATCACCAAATGGAAGAATGCCGAAGCCGAAATCAAACGCATGAATGAAGAGCTGTTGATCAGCAATGCCGAAAAGGACAAATTCTTCTCCATCATCGCGCACGATTTGCGCAGCCCGTTCAACAGTTTTTTGGGCCTCACCCAAATTATGGCAGAAAACCTGCAAGACTTCACTATGGAGGAGATACGGAAGTTCACCCTCACGATGCGCGATTCGGTCTCCCATCTGTACCGCTTACTCGAAAACCTGCTGCAATGGTCACGGATGCAGCAGGGCATGATTTTGTTCAACCCGGAAGTGATTCCCCTCTGCTCCATCATCATGGAAAGCTTGGATATTGTGGCTGAACCGGCCCAAACAAAAGAGATTGAAATTACCTGTACCATTCCCAACAATCTTGAGGTACTGGCCGATGTCAGTGTGGTGCAGACCATCATCCGGAACCTGGTTTCCAATGCGATAAAATTCACGCCAAGGGGCGGAAAAGTAGACATTGCGGCCAAAGTGTTGCCCAACCATTTTATCGAAATAGCAGTTGCCGATACGGGGATTGGAATGGACAGGGAAATGTTGGACAAACTCTTCCACCTCGACGGTAAAGTCAACCGCGAAGGAACCGAAGGAGAGGCCAGCACCGGACTCGGTTTGATTCTCTGCAAAGAGTTCATCGAAAAACAAGGCGGAAAGCTCTGGGTGGAAAGTGAAGTTGGAAAAGGCTCTGTCTTCTATTTCACCCTGCCATTTGCCGAAGGACCGGAAGAGCGAAACCTGGGCGAAAACGAAGCCTACGTTGTCGAACCGGACGATGAGAACGGACAACTGAAAGTGCTGATTGCCGAAGACGATGAAACATCGGAGTTGATAATATCCATTGCAGTGAAAATGTTTGGAAATGAAATTCTCCTGGCCAAAACCTGTGAGGAGGCGGTAGAAATTTCCCGCAACAATCCCGACATCGACTTGATTTTGATGGATGTGCAAATGGCCGGGTTGGATGGTTATGAAGCTACCCGGCAGATACGGGAATTTAATAAGAATGTTATCGTTGTTGCCTTAACAGGATTTGGCCTTACCGGCGAGCGCGAAAAAGCCATCCAGGCGGGATGCAACGATTATTTCGCGAAACCCGTGAACAAGTACAAACTAAAAGCCGTCCGGCAGAAGTATTTCAGTAAATAA
- a CDS encoding HAD family hydrolase: MPFKGIIFDLDGTLLDTIEDIADSMNRVLRENDLPTHDTEAYQLFTGSGIKNMVRKALPESHRDEATIQAYFETMYNLYKENCVNKTKPYDGITDMLDELASRNLKLAILSNKADEMTQKTARALLPAEYFDIISGLTDEALKKPNPQKALQMSNDMGVDPKEMIYVGDTDVDMQTASNAGMYAVGVLWGFRGEEELRANGAQKVLKNSSELMDLFD, encoded by the coding sequence ATGCCCTTTAAAGGAATTATTTTTGATTTGGATGGTACGTTGCTCGACACCATTGAAGATATTGCCGATTCGATGAACCGGGTACTCCGCGAAAATGACCTCCCAACGCACGACACAGAAGCGTACCAGCTGTTCACCGGTAGCGGCATCAAAAATATGGTAAGGAAAGCCCTCCCCGAATCGCACCGGGACGAAGCAACGATTCAGGCTTATTTCGAAACGATGTACAATCTTTATAAGGAAAACTGTGTCAACAAAACCAAGCCGTACGACGGGATTACGGATATGCTGGACGAACTCGCTAGTCGCAATTTAAAACTCGCCATCCTGTCGAATAAAGCAGATGAAATGACGCAAAAGACCGCCAGGGCGCTGCTTCCCGCCGAATATTTCGATATTATCTCTGGCCTGACGGATGAAGCTTTAAAAAAGCCCAACCCGCAAAAAGCGCTTCAGATGAGTAATGATATGGGTGTCGATCCAAAAGAGATGATTTACGTGGGCGACACGGACGTGGATATGCAAACCGCCAGTAATGCCGGGATGTATGCCGTGGGTGTTTTATGGGGTTTTCGTGGCGAAGAAGAGCTGCGTGCCAACGGTGCGCAAAAAGTGCTCAAAAATTCTTCAGAACTTATGGATTTGTTTGATTAA
- a CDS encoding aldo/keto reductase produces MEYRRLGKSGLKLSTLSLGSWVTFHQQIDDNKADMLMGLAYDHGINFFDNAEAYAMGESEKMMGRVLKKKQWDRTSYVVSSKVFFGIHGEDNKPTQRGLSRKHLVEACNEALQRLQTDYLDLYFCHRPDKETPIEEVVWTMNHLIQQGKILYWGTSEWSAAEIMEAFMVAEKYRLIGPTMEQPQYNLFERTKLEKDYLTIFEDVGLGTTIWSPLASGLLTGKYNDGIPKGSRLDDKQMEWLKNNILNDNKIERVRNLQKVADELGTSLATLSIAWTISNPDVTTAILGATRKEQLEENLKALEVYPKLTPDVKDRIDEIMGTKPVPPML; encoded by the coding sequence ATGGAATATAGAAGACTCGGAAAATCCGGATTAAAGCTAAGTACATTATCGCTGGGAAGCTGGGTAACATTCCATCAGCAAATCGATGACAACAAAGCTGATATGCTGATGGGACTGGCTTACGACCACGGCATCAACTTTTTCGATAATGCCGAAGCCTATGCCATGGGCGAAAGCGAAAAAATGATGGGACGTGTCTTGAAAAAGAAGCAGTGGGACCGTACTTCGTATGTGGTTTCGAGCAAGGTGTTTTTTGGTATTCACGGCGAAGATAATAAGCCCACACAACGCGGACTCTCGCGCAAGCACCTGGTAGAAGCCTGTAACGAAGCGTTGCAGCGTTTGCAAACAGATTACCTTGATTTGTACTTCTGCCACCGTCCCGATAAGGAAACTCCCATTGAAGAGGTGGTTTGGACCATGAATCATTTGATTCAGCAGGGAAAAATTCTCTATTGGGGAACATCGGAATGGAGCGCTGCAGAGATTATGGAGGCGTTCATGGTAGCCGAAAAATATCGTCTGATTGGCCCGACCATGGAGCAGCCGCAATACAACCTCTTCGAGCGGACCAAGCTCGAAAAAGATTACCTCACGATATTCGAGGATGTCGGTTTGGGTACGACCATCTGGAGTCCGCTGGCTTCGGGTCTCCTTACGGGAAAATACAACGACGGAATCCCGAAAGGTTCGCGTTTGGATGACAAACAGATGGAATGGCTGAAGAACAACATCCTGAACGACAATAAAATTGAACGGGTCCGGAACCTGCAGAAAGTGGCAGACGAGCTGGGAACCTCGCTGGCGACTTTGTCAATTGCCTGGACGATTAGTAACCCGGATGTTACGACCGCTATTTTAGGTGCGACCCGAAAAGAACAGCTGGAAGAAAACCTGAAAGCGCTGGAAGTGTACCCGAAACTGACGCCGGATGTGAAAGACCGGATTGACGAAATTATGGGCACCAAACCGGTGCCACCGATGTTGTAA